One stretch of Riemerella columbina DNA includes these proteins:
- a CDS encoding DUF4377 domain-containing protein, whose protein sequence is MKKIIVFLLFVLGIYACQRNSTTSSQEKNIWVAPETQPCDAGVMRKQCLLIKWNKNDQDWQYFYNDIEGFTHEKGYTYELLVREEAVENPPADASQWRYILVKVISKHKI, encoded by the coding sequence ATGAAAAAAATTATAGTATTTCTATTATTCGTATTGGGGATTTATGCGTGCCAAAGGAATTCCACCACCTCTTCTCAAGAAAAAAACATCTGGGTGGCTCCAGAAACACAACCTTGTGATGCTGGCGTTATGCGCAAACAATGTCTCCTCATCAAATGGAATAAAAACGATCAAGATTGGCAGTATTTTTATAACGATATTGAAGGTTTTACCCACGAAAAAGGCTACACTTACGAACTTTTGGTAAGAGAGGAAGCCGTAGAGAATCCACCAGCTGATGCCTCGCAGTGGCGGTATATTTTGGTGAAAGTGATTTCAAAACATAAAATTTAA